A single window of Acidobacteriota bacterium DNA harbors:
- the murQ gene encoding N-acetylmuramic acid 6-phosphate etherase produces MADFEKLIKQLQKLETEQVNPATADIDSLSSREIAHRINDQDGTVADVVNKALGPISRAAEIFADTLRSGGRVFYVGAGTSGRLGVLDAAECPPTFGTDPDRIIGIIAGGPAALILSIEGMEDNRDAAVIDLEKHGLTPSDFVIGICASRRTPYTLSALAYAATTGCRTAFIICNKGADLPVRPDVVIELPVGPEAITGSTRMKSGTAQKMALNMISTTAMVLLGKTYGNLMIDLQAKSEKLAARSRKILMDLYDLTLEKADDLLQRSGGSVKTAMVMQQLRCDRSTAVTKLQQAGGFVSRVK; encoded by the coding sequence ATGGCCGACTTTGAAAAACTCATCAAGCAGCTGCAGAAGCTCGAGACCGAACAGGTCAACCCCGCCACCGCGGACATCGACTCTCTGAGCAGCCGCGAGATTGCCCACAGGATAAACGACCAGGACGGAACCGTAGCCGATGTCGTAAACAAAGCCCTGGGACCGATCTCTCGGGCAGCCGAGATTTTTGCCGACACCCTCCGATCGGGCGGGAGAGTCTTTTATGTAGGCGCAGGAACCTCCGGCCGCCTGGGCGTCCTGGACGCCGCCGAATGTCCGCCGACTTTCGGTACCGATCCTGACCGGATCATCGGTATCATCGCCGGTGGACCGGCCGCCCTGATACTCTCCATCGAAGGCATGGAGGATAACCGCGACGCGGCCGTCATTGACCTGGAAAAACACGGCCTTACACCGTCCGACTTCGTTATCGGCATCTGTGCCTCCCGGCGGACACCGTACACGTTGTCGGCCCTCGCGTACGCCGCGACAACAGGATGCAGGACAGCGTTTATCATATGCAACAAGGGCGCTGATCTGCCGGTCCGACCCGACGTTGTGATCGAACTGCCGGTCGGACCTGAAGCCATCACGGGCTCCACCAGAATGAAATCAGGCACGGCACAGAAGATGGCCCTCAATATGATTTCCACCACTGCCATGGTCCTGCTCGGCAAGACCTACGGGAATCTGATGATTGACCTTCAGGCGAAATCCGAAAAGCTCGCCGCACGATCGCGCAAAATCCTGATGGATCTGTACGACCTGACGCTGGAGAAGGCCGACGATTTGCTCCAACGATCCGGGGGGTCCGTCAAGACTGCAATGGTCATGCAGCAACTCCGGTGCGACAGGAGCACGGCAGTAACGAAGCTGCAGCAGGCGGGCGGCTTTGTCTCACGGGTGAAGTAG